The Lysobacter panacisoli genome includes a window with the following:
- a CDS encoding enoyl-CoA hydratase/isomerase family protein, whose product MKLHTLVAAILAGSLVFAAPARAQKASGSSVALKSATDAEDQVRLTRVTPEYWRVTFHNPPYNIYGPKTMPQLNEVVTALETDPRVRVVVFESDVPDFFLTHYDFVPPLTDTTGLPDGATGLPPLPDMLVRISKAPVVSIASIRGRATGVGSELALASDMRFASREKAVLSQWEIAAGLVPGGGPMSRLPRLVGRGRALEVLLTGNDIDGPTAERYGYVNRALPDAELDAFVETMARRISRFDKQAIADIKRIVDDSSLPSNEQIGAEWAGFINSVQRPAAQQRVKQLMELGLQQKPDVEKRLPEYTGKLGGTAD is encoded by the coding sequence ATGAAACTGCACACGCTCGTCGCAGCGATCCTTGCCGGAAGCCTCGTGTTCGCCGCGCCCGCCCGGGCACAGAAGGCGTCCGGGTCCAGCGTCGCCCTGAAGTCCGCCACCGACGCGGAGGACCAGGTCCGTCTTACGCGCGTCACGCCCGAGTACTGGCGCGTCACGTTCCACAACCCGCCTTACAACATCTACGGCCCGAAGACGATGCCGCAGTTGAACGAGGTCGTCACGGCACTGGAAACCGATCCGCGCGTGCGCGTGGTGGTGTTCGAGAGCGACGTGCCCGACTTCTTCCTCACGCATTACGACTTCGTGCCGCCCCTGACCGACACCACCGGTTTGCCTGATGGCGCCACCGGACTGCCCCCCCTCCCCGACATGCTGGTGCGTATCAGCAAGGCGCCGGTGGTGTCGATCGCTTCCATCCGCGGCCGCGCGACGGGCGTCGGCAGCGAGCTCGCGCTGGCCAGCGACATGCGCTTCGCCAGCCGCGAGAAGGCAGTGCTGTCGCAATGGGAGATCGCAGCCGGCCTGGTGCCGGGCGGCGGCCCCATGTCGCGGCTGCCACGCCTGGTGGGGCGTGGACGTGCGCTCGAGGTCCTGCTGACCGGCAATGACATCGACGGCCCGACCGCCGAGCGTTATGGCTACGTCAACCGCGCATTGCCCGACGCCGAACTCGATGCGTTCGTCGAGACGATGGCGCGCCGCATCTCCCGCTTCGACAAGCAGGCCATCGCGGACATAAAGCGGATCGTGGACGACAGCAGCCTGCCGTCGAACGAGCAGATCGGCGCCGAATGGGCCGGCTTCATCAACTCGGTGCAGCGGCCCGCTGCGCAGCAACGCGTGAAGCAGTTGATGGAACTGGGCCTGCAGCAGAAGCCGGACGTCGAGAAGCGCCTGCCCGAGTACACGGGCAAGCTCGGCGGCACCGCGGATTGA
- a CDS encoding carbohydrate porin, which translates to MSLAYINEWLHNTSGGERDATACADQFALAFDADLDTMLGWRGASFHVLVTNRNGPQLDARAGLGTLLETHEIYGRGHYTRLTRFYLQQALFDDRLVLKLGRSDVDFFPLSCEFINISFCGALPGYHSNGWYTWPIGQYFANATFRPTARTYVKVGANDVNPRNLEGDQSLRLRTPHDDNDGVLANLEAGWLPVLAGRLDGAYRVGAWRNSVDQPDLLLDTQRQPVPVTGGDPLMRTRSDGWYAMAQQALWTNGTGRSLTMFANLSKSDPDVDRVDQVASIGLWLHAPFARRPHDRLGFAVGQNRVSAQARESERLSNTATGTDGALPHKETPVEVNYQFAIARGLWLMPSVQHVRNPGGRDENNDALVWGLKLSAMF; encoded by the coding sequence ATGTCGCTGGCGTACATCAACGAGTGGTTGCACAACACGTCGGGCGGCGAACGTGACGCGACCGCGTGTGCGGACCAGTTCGCGCTGGCCTTCGATGCGGACCTGGACACCATGCTCGGATGGCGCGGCGCGTCCTTCCACGTCCTGGTCACCAACCGCAACGGCCCGCAGCTGGACGCCAGGGCCGGCCTTGGCACGCTGCTGGAGACGCATGAGATCTACGGCCGCGGCCACTACACGCGACTGACGCGGTTCTACCTGCAGCAGGCGTTGTTCGACGACCGCCTTGTGTTGAAGCTCGGCCGCAGCGACGTCGATTTCTTCCCGCTGTCGTGCGAGTTCATCAACATCAGCTTCTGCGGCGCGTTGCCGGGCTACCACAGCAACGGCTGGTACACGTGGCCGATCGGCCAGTACTTCGCCAACGCAACCTTCCGGCCGACGGCGCGGACCTATGTGAAAGTCGGCGCCAACGATGTCAATCCGCGCAACCTCGAGGGCGACCAGAGCCTGCGACTACGTACGCCGCACGACGACAACGACGGCGTGCTGGCCAACCTCGAGGCGGGCTGGCTACCGGTGCTGGCGGGCCGTCTGGACGGCGCGTATCGCGTCGGCGCATGGCGCAACAGCGTGGACCAGCCGGACCTGTTGCTCGACACACAGCGGCAACCGGTGCCGGTGACGGGCGGCGATCCTCTGATGCGCACACGTTCCGACGGCTGGTACGCCATGGCGCAGCAGGCGCTATGGACGAACGGCACCGGACGCTCGCTGACGATGTTCGCCAACCTCTCCAAGTCCGACCCCGACGTGGATCGCGTGGATCAGGTCGCGTCGATTGGTCTGTGGCTGCACGCGCCGTTCGCCAGACGACCCCATGATCGCCTCGGCTTCGCTGTCGGCCAGAACCGCGTGAGCGCGCAGGCGCGGGAGTCGGAACGGCTGTCGAATACCGCGACCGGCACAGACGGCGCGCTGCCGCACAAGGAAACACCTGTGGAAGTGAACTACCAGTTCGCCATCGCGCGCGGGCTCTGGCTGATGCCGAGCGTGCAGCACGTACGCAACCCAGGCGGGCGCGACGAAAACAACGATGCGCTCGTCTGGGGCCTGAAGTTGAGCGCGATGTTCTAG
- a CDS encoding alpha/beta fold hydrolase — protein sequence MDSYRNSSADNIDEDRRLIVGVAALGAITAPFVMVSSASARARAQAASPKVGSSSVASDLLGPLKHVRAGVLDVAYIDRGPADGPPVLLLHGWPYDIHSYEEVVPLLVAAGHRVIVPYLRGYGETRFTSADATRNGQPAALADDVVQLMDALHIGKALLAGFDWGARSAAIVAALWPDRVSALVSVSGYLIGSQQAALTPLPPAAELQWWYQFYFATERGRVGYEQNRRDFARLIWKLASPQWAFDDSTFERTAASLENPDHVAIVIHNYRWRLALAQGEARYDDIERQLAAAPSISVPTITIEGDANGAPHPAPESYAKRFTGPYEHRLFTGGIGHNPPQESPKDFAKAVIDAARIGPA from the coding sequence ATGGACAGTTACAGAAACAGCAGTGCCGACAACATCGATGAGGACCGCCGCCTGATCGTGGGCGTTGCAGCCCTCGGCGCGATCACCGCTCCCTTCGTCATGGTGTCGAGCGCTAGCGCGCGTGCACGTGCCCAGGCGGCGTCGCCAAAAGTCGGCAGCTCCAGCGTGGCCTCCGATTTGTTGGGCCCGCTCAAGCACGTGCGTGCCGGCGTTCTGGACGTGGCGTACATCGACCGCGGTCCGGCCGACGGCCCGCCGGTACTGCTGCTGCATGGATGGCCTTACGACATCCACAGCTACGAAGAAGTGGTTCCGCTGCTGGTGGCAGCGGGGCATCGCGTGATCGTTCCGTATCTGCGCGGTTACGGAGAAACGCGGTTCACCTCCGCCGATGCGACGCGCAATGGACAGCCGGCGGCGCTCGCCGACGACGTCGTCCAGCTGATGGACGCATTGCATATCGGCAAGGCGCTTCTGGCCGGTTTCGACTGGGGCGCGCGCTCGGCGGCGATCGTCGCGGCGCTGTGGCCCGATCGCGTGAGCGCGCTGGTCTCCGTCAGCGGATATCTGATCGGAAGCCAGCAGGCGGCATTAACCCCGTTACCGCCCGCCGCGGAGCTGCAGTGGTGGTACCAGTTCTACTTCGCGACGGAGCGCGGCCGTGTGGGTTACGAGCAGAACCGTCGGGACTTCGCGCGCCTCATCTGGAAGCTCGCCTCGCCGCAGTGGGCGTTCGACGACTCGACCTTCGAGCGCACCGCGGCGTCGCTGGAGAATCCCGACCACGTCGCGATCGTCATCCACAACTACCGCTGGCGACTCGCATTGGCGCAGGGCGAGGCGCGGTACGACGACATCGAGCGGCAGCTGGCGGCCGCGCCGTCGATCTCCGTACCGACGATCACCATCGAGGGCGATGCCAACGGCGCGCCGCATCCGGCGCCTGAAAGCTACGCCAAACGCTTCACGGGACCGTACGAGCATCGCCTGTTCACCGGTGGCATAGGCCACAACCCGCCGCAGGAGTCCCCGAAGGACTTCGCGAAGGCGGTGATTGACGCGGCGCGCATCGGGCCGGCGTAA
- a CDS encoding cytochrome c biogenesis CcdA family protein, translated as MIEYLLAAAAGVATVLSPCILPILPIVLATTAGQSRSQPLLIVIGFTATFAAGGIALGTLAGSSGQAQDAIRTGAILLLLLAGIVCVWSRPFDWLTARVQGLLAPFSNGAPGALQGVGPTGPLLIGASLGVAWTPCAGPVLASVLALAASAQAPGKSTALLGLYAIGAGVPMLAIAYGGNWVSSRLTSLTRRADLLRKGFGVIAIAVAVLQLLHYDIAFTAWATQWLPAVSTGL; from the coding sequence ATGATCGAGTACCTACTCGCAGCCGCTGCAGGCGTTGCGACCGTGCTGTCGCCCTGCATCCTGCCGATCCTCCCGATCGTGCTCGCGACGACCGCCGGGCAATCGCGCAGCCAGCCGTTGCTGATCGTCATCGGATTCACGGCGACGTTCGCGGCGGGCGGCATCGCGCTCGGCACGCTGGCCGGATCGTCCGGACAGGCCCAGGACGCGATCCGCACGGGCGCGATCCTGCTCCTGCTGCTCGCCGGCATTGTTTGCGTCTGGAGCCGGCCATTCGACTGGCTCACGGCACGCGTGCAGGGTCTGCTCGCGCCGTTCTCGAACGGCGCGCCTGGCGCGCTGCAAGGCGTCGGTCCAACCGGTCCGTTGCTCATCGGCGCGTCGCTCGGCGTGGCGTGGACGCCCTGTGCCGGGCCCGTGCTCGCATCGGTCCTTGCACTCGCTGCGAGTGCACAGGCTCCGGGCAAATCCACCGCGTTGCTCGGGCTCTACGCGATCGGCGCGGGCGTGCCGATGCTCGCCATCGCCTACGGCGGGAACTGGGTCTCCTCGCGGTTGACCTCGTTGACGCGTCGCGCCGATCTGCTTCGCAAGGGCTTCGGAGTAATCGCGATCGCGGTCGCCGTGCTCCAGCTTCTTCATTACGACATCGCATTCACCGCATGGGCCACGCAGTGGCTGCCTGCGGTCTCCACCGGACTTTGA
- a CDS encoding thioredoxin family protein produces the protein MIKQTISVLAACLLAVACSSGAQEDPREPSSETPELATGAPEFTGISHWLNSDPLTMQQLRGKVVLVEFWTYDCINCIHVMPHVKQWHQRYKDQGLVVVGVHTPEYGHERILDNLQSAVKRFGIEYPVAQDNGYHTWNAFGNRYWPALYLIDQQGQIVYRHAGEGDYDTTEAQIQRLLRKNATGA, from the coding sequence ATGATCAAGCAAACCATCAGCGTTCTCGCCGCCTGCCTGCTCGCCGTCGCGTGCAGTAGCGGGGCACAGGAAGATCCGCGCGAGCCGTCGAGCGAAACGCCGGAGCTCGCCACCGGCGCGCCGGAGTTCACGGGTATCTCCCATTGGCTCAACAGCGATCCACTGACCATGCAGCAGCTGCGCGGCAAGGTGGTGCTGGTCGAGTTCTGGACCTACGACTGCATCAACTGCATCCACGTGATGCCTCATGTGAAGCAGTGGCACCAGCGGTACAAGGACCAGGGACTGGTGGTCGTCGGCGTGCACACGCCCGAGTACGGCCACGAACGCATCCTCGACAACCTGCAATCGGCCGTGAAGCGTTTCGGCATCGAGTATCCGGTCGCGCAGGACAACGGCTACCACACCTGGAACGCGTTCGGGAACCGCTACTGGCCGGCGCTCTATCTGATCGACCAGCAGGGACAGATCGTCTACCGCCATGCGGGCGAGGGCGATTACGACACCACCGAGGCACAGATCCAGCGCCTCCTGCGCAAGAACGCGACAGGCGCGTGA
- a CDS encoding SDR family NAD(P)-dependent oxidoreductase, whose protein sequence is MTTQDKGTALITGASAGIGAIYADRLAREGYDLVLVARSADRLEQLAKRISETTGRTVRTIAADLTHTQDLEWVEEALTTDARISMLVNNAGAGSTAHLQDLDNASIERMIALNVTALTRLARAAATAFVARGGGTIVNMGSILAVAPEVLSGGVYGGTKAYVLAFSQSLLHEFGDKGVRVQVVLPGATATDFWELSGTPVEALPSNIVMSADDAVDAALAGLKLGEFATFPSLPDINDWNAFDSSRRALLPGLSRTTPAPRYGTGG, encoded by the coding sequence ATGACCACGCAAGACAAAGGCACGGCACTGATTACCGGCGCATCCGCCGGCATCGGCGCCATCTACGCCGACCGGCTGGCCCGCGAAGGCTACGACCTCGTCCTGGTTGCACGCAGTGCAGACAGGCTCGAGCAACTGGCGAAACGAATTTCCGAGACGACCGGGCGCACGGTCCGGACCATCGCGGCCGACCTCACCCACACGCAGGACCTGGAGTGGGTGGAGGAGGCGCTGACCACCGACGCGAGGATCTCGATGCTGGTGAACAACGCGGGCGCGGGATCCACAGCACACCTCCAGGACCTCGATAACGCCAGCATCGAACGGATGATCGCCCTCAACGTCACCGCGCTGACACGCCTCGCGCGCGCAGCCGCGACCGCGTTCGTCGCGAGGGGAGGGGGCACCATCGTCAACATGGGCTCCATTCTCGCCGTGGCACCGGAAGTGCTGAGCGGCGGCGTCTACGGGGGCACCAAGGCGTATGTGCTGGCGTTCTCGCAGTCGCTCCTGCACGAGTTCGGCGACAAGGGCGTCCGCGTCCAGGTCGTCCTTCCGGGCGCGACGGCCACCGATTTCTGGGAGCTATCCGGAACGCCGGTCGAAGCATTGCCGTCGAACATCGTCATGAGCGCCGACGACGCGGTCGACGCTGCGCTGGCTGGGCTCAAGCTCGGCGAGTTCGCCACGTTCCCGTCGCTCCCGGACATCAACGACTGGAATGCGTTCGACAGTTCGCGTCGCGCGTTGCTGCCGGGGCTTTCACGCACAACGCCGGCGCCACGCTACGGCACCGGCGGATGA
- a CDS encoding LysR family transcriptional regulator → MDRIEAMKIFIAALDEGSLAGASRKTGRSAAAVSRAVAYLEAHVGVPLLHRTTRSIRLSEAGERYSAACRKILADLDEADRQAAGERSVPRGTLTISSTVFVGVEVLRPIVDAFMSEFPTVNVRMYLLERPVNLVDEGIDVALRITHLSDSTLVAQHIGEARRVVVASPRYLATHPRIDEPGDLARHSIVTMQHMGLDSWSFPAPEGSTVPRSVAFVPRLVVNNVQAAVGSAVDGNGVTRLLSYHVAGQVERDELRVILPEFEPAPLPISLVSPYGRLSVPKVRAFVDFALPRLRAQFARSTLAS, encoded by the coding sequence ATGGACCGCATCGAAGCGATGAAGATCTTCATTGCCGCGCTGGACGAGGGCAGCCTTGCCGGCGCGAGCCGCAAGACCGGCAGATCCGCGGCGGCGGTGAGTCGCGCCGTCGCGTACCTGGAAGCGCACGTTGGCGTGCCGTTGTTGCACCGGACGACCCGTTCGATCCGCCTGAGCGAAGCAGGCGAACGGTACTCGGCGGCGTGTCGGAAGATCCTCGCCGATCTGGATGAGGCCGACCGCCAGGCCGCGGGCGAACGCTCGGTGCCGCGAGGAACGCTGACCATCAGTTCCACCGTGTTCGTGGGAGTGGAAGTCCTTCGTCCGATCGTCGACGCGTTCATGAGCGAATTCCCGACGGTGAACGTGCGCATGTACCTGCTGGAGCGTCCCGTGAACCTGGTGGACGAAGGCATCGATGTGGCGCTTCGCATCACGCACCTGTCGGATTCCACGCTGGTGGCGCAGCACATCGGCGAAGCGCGGCGCGTTGTCGTGGCGTCGCCGCGCTATCTCGCTACGCACCCGCGCATCGACGAACCGGGCGACCTGGCGCGCCACTCGATCGTCACGATGCAGCACATGGGCCTGGATTCATGGAGCTTTCCTGCCCCGGAAGGCTCGACCGTCCCGCGCTCGGTGGCGTTCGTGCCGCGGTTGGTGGTCAACAACGTGCAGGCGGCGGTGGGATCTGCCGTGGACGGCAACGGCGTGACGCGGCTGCTTTCTTACCACGTAGCAGGCCAGGTGGAGCGCGATGAACTGCGGGTGATCCTGCCTGAGTTTGAACCGGCGCCGCTTCCCATCAGCCTTGTGTCGCCGTATGGACGCCTGTCCGTGCCGAAGGTGCGGGCGTTCGTCGATTTTGCTTTGCCGAGGCTCAGGGCGCAGTTCGCCCGCTCGACGCTGGCATCGTAG
- a CDS encoding SDR family NAD(P)-dependent oxidoreductase: MSSSRKVVIITGASQGIGAGLVQAFRDRDFRVIANSRSIKPSTDPDVLAVAGDISDRAVAQRIVEEGLARFGRIDTLVNNAGIFTAKPFTQFDADDYANNVAINLTGFFHITQLAIEQMEKQGAGHVVTITTSLTDHAIDGVPSVLASLTKGGLNAATKSLAIEYAKRGIRVNAVSPGVIRTPMHAPETHEWLAALHPVGRLGEISDVTQAVLFLESAGFVTGEILHVDGGQSAGH; this comes from the coding sequence ATGAGCAGTTCCCGCAAAGTAGTCATCATTACCGGCGCCTCGCAGGGCATCGGTGCCGGCCTGGTCCAGGCCTTCCGCGATCGTGACTTCCGCGTCATCGCCAACTCGCGGTCGATCAAGCCGTCGACCGATCCCGACGTTCTCGCCGTCGCCGGCGACATCTCCGACCGCGCCGTCGCACAGCGCATCGTCGAAGAAGGCCTCGCGCGTTTCGGCCGCATCGATACGCTAGTGAACAACGCCGGCATCTTCACCGCCAAGCCTTTCACCCAGTTCGACGCCGACGATTACGCGAACAACGTCGCGATCAACCTGACGGGCTTCTTCCACATCACGCAGCTCGCCATCGAGCAGATGGAGAAGCAGGGCGCGGGCCACGTGGTCACCATCACCACGAGTCTGACCGATCACGCGATCGACGGCGTTCCGTCCGTCCTCGCATCGCTGACCAAGGGTGGCCTCAATGCGGCGACGAAGTCGCTGGCCATCGAGTACGCGAAGCGCGGCATTCGCGTGAACGCCGTATCGCCGGGCGTGATCCGCACGCCGATGCACGCGCCGGAAACGCATGAATGGCTGGCCGCGCTGCACCCGGTCGGCCGCCTGGGCGAGATCTCCGACGTCACGCAGGCCGTGCTTTTCCTCGAGTCGGCCGGCTTCGTCACCGGCGAGATCCTGCACGTCGACGGCGGCCAGAGCGCCGGCCACTGA
- a CDS encoding tautomerase family protein, whose amino-acid sequence MPIVNIQITREGSGPGRDAATAEEKAALIRGVSQLLLDVLNKPLDSTFVVIEEVPLENWGWYGMPVPELRRRRAEET is encoded by the coding sequence ATGCCAATCGTCAACATACAGATCACCCGCGAGGGATCGGGCCCGGGGCGCGACGCCGCAACGGCCGAAGAGAAGGCCGCGTTGATACGCGGCGTAAGCCAGCTGCTGCTGGACGTACTCAACAAGCCGCTGGATTCGACTTTCGTCGTAATCGAGGAAGTGCCGCTGGAGAACTGGGGCTGGTACGGAATGCCGGTGCCCGAGCTGCGTAGGCGTCGCGCCGAAGAGACATGA
- the msrA gene encoding peptide-methionine (S)-S-oxide reductase MsrA produces MSHPVVVGWGCVVMIVKTEAAILAGGCFWGMQELLRRIPTVVSTRVGYTGGDISHPTYHDHGTHAEAIEIVFDPELLSYRQILEFFFRIHDPTTLNRQGADIGTRYRSAIFYASQAQRSIAEATIRELDSSGLLPSPIVTSVEPARTFWEAEAEHQAYFERHPEQRACNHIRPSTMPACDRALTVEPDSLGFSART; encoded by the coding sequence ATGTCCCACCCGGTTGTCGTCGGTTGGGGATGCGTGGTGATGATCGTCAAAACCGAAGCCGCGATCCTAGCCGGCGGCTGTTTCTGGGGAATGCAGGAGCTGCTGCGCCGCATACCGACGGTCGTGTCCACGCGCGTGGGATACACGGGCGGCGACATTTCGCATCCCACCTACCACGATCACGGCACGCATGCGGAGGCGATCGAGATCGTCTTCGATCCGGAACTGCTCTCCTACAGGCAGATCCTGGAGTTCTTCTTCCGCATCCACGATCCGACCACCCTCAATCGTCAGGGCGCCGACATCGGCACGCGCTACAGGTCCGCGATCTTCTATGCGAGCCAGGCGCAGCGGAGTATCGCGGAAGCCACCATTCGCGAGCTGGACTCTTCCGGACTGCTGCCCAGCCCGATTGTCACCTCGGTCGAGCCTGCGCGTACATTCTGGGAAGCCGAAGCGGAGCATCAGGCCTACTTTGAACGCCACCCCGAACAGCGCGCATGCAATCACATCCGTCCATCGACGATGCCCGCGTGTGATCGTGCATTAACGGTTGAACCCGACTCACTGGGGTTCTCCGCACGAACCTGA
- a CDS encoding type 1 glutamine amidotransferase domain-containing protein: MRILMVLTSHDTLGDTGRKTGFWLEEFASPYYVFTDAGVSVTVVSPKGGQPPIDPKSDDPDNQTEAQTRFKADRNAMGVLANTLRLDSVSADDFDTVFYPGGHGPMWDLAEDPHSIKLIESFYDSGKPVAAVCHAPGVLRHVKHKGEPIVKGKRVSGFTNTEEAEVQLTDVVPFLVEDELKRLGGLYQKTDNWYAFCVVDGRLITGQNPSSSTITAETLLRLMK, from the coding sequence ATGCGCATCCTCATGGTGCTGACATCACACGACACCCTCGGAGACACCGGACGAAAGACCGGCTTCTGGCTGGAAGAGTTCGCGTCCCCGTACTACGTTTTCACCGACGCAGGCGTGTCGGTAACGGTGGTATCGCCGAAGGGAGGACAGCCTCCAATCGATCCGAAAAGCGACGATCCCGATAACCAGACGGAAGCGCAAACGCGCTTCAAGGCCGACCGCAATGCCATGGGTGTTCTGGCGAACACGCTGCGCCTGGACTCCGTGTCGGCAGACGACTTCGACACCGTGTTCTATCCGGGTGGTCACGGCCCGATGTGGGACCTCGCAGAGGATCCGCACTCCATCAAGCTCATCGAGTCGTTCTACGACAGCGGAAAGCCGGTCGCGGCGGTGTGTCATGCGCCCGGCGTACTACGTCACGTCAAGCACAAGGGCGAGCCGATCGTGAAAGGCAAGCGAGTTTCCGGATTCACCAACACCGAAGAAGCCGAAGTGCAGCTCACGGACGTGGTGCCCTTCCTCGTGGAAGACGAGCTGAAGCGCCTCGGCGGCTTGTACCAGAAGACCGACAACTGGTACGCGTTCTGCGTCGTGGATGGACGCCTGATCACGGGACAGAATCCGTCGTCCTCGACGATCACCGCGGAAACGCTGCTGCGGTTGATGAAGTAG
- a CDS encoding GlcG/HbpS family heme-binding protein, whose amino-acid sequence MAAKSLADRVEAEAARAHVPVSVSIVDIHGNIVLQHRMNDAPAFSMEISERKAYTSALVGRRTAELDPLVQPGQPLYALLAMAGGRFTAMAGGVPLKHEGRVFAGVGVSGGTTDQDVAIVDAAVELNNVG is encoded by the coding sequence ATGGCAGCCAAGTCGCTCGCCGACCGTGTTGAAGCTGAGGCGGCAAGGGCGCATGTCCCAGTCTCCGTCTCGATCGTGGACATTCACGGAAATATCGTGCTGCAGCATCGGATGAACGACGCGCCTGCCTTCTCGATGGAGATCTCGGAGCGCAAGGCATACACCTCGGCGCTCGTCGGCCGGCGTACCGCTGAACTGGATCCGCTAGTGCAGCCGGGCCAGCCATTGTATGCGCTGCTGGCCATGGCGGGTGGCCGGTTCACGGCCATGGCGGGAGGCGTCCCGTTGAAACACGAGGGCAGGGTATTCGCCGGTGTAGGAGTGAGTGGCGGCACGACCGATCAGGACGTCGCCATCGTCGATGCCGCGGTTGAATTGAATAACGTCGGTTGA
- a CDS encoding cupin domain-containing protein codes for MISSMTLLRTTMGLIACTACVAQGAGLPTKAFGSILQEDIQWAPFPAFPEQARLAVLVGEPAKAGPYLVRVKVPAGVTLMPHTHPEDRIYTVISGVFYIGLGTKFDESKLVAYAPGSVVVLPARTPHFHRARSGEYVTQVTGTGPLGIDYVDPHDDPRTH; via the coding sequence ATGATCTCATCCATGACTTTGCTACGCACCACTATGGGGCTGATCGCCTGCACGGCGTGCGTGGCGCAGGGCGCGGGATTGCCAACCAAGGCGTTCGGATCCATCCTGCAGGAAGACATCCAGTGGGCGCCGTTTCCCGCATTTCCCGAGCAGGCACGCCTCGCGGTGCTTGTGGGCGAACCCGCGAAGGCCGGCCCTTACCTGGTGCGGGTGAAGGTTCCCGCCGGTGTGACGTTGATGCCGCACACCCATCCGGAGGACCGGATCTATACGGTCATCTCCGGAGTGTTCTATATCGGGCTGGGCACGAAGTTCGACGAATCGAAACTCGTGGCCTACGCCCCCGGAAGCGTTGTGGTGCTACCCGCCAGAACACCGCACTTCCATCGAGCACGATCGGGCGAGTACGTCACGCAGGTGACCGGCACCGGTCCGCTTGGTATCGATTATGTGGACCCCCACGACGATCCACGCACGCATTAG
- a CDS encoding alpha/beta fold hydrolase yields the protein MLPVSNSGTTTYKRVNVEGVGIFYREAGPPDAPTLVLLHGFPSSSRQFDALIPLLAPYYHVLAPDYPGFGQSDVPSPSSYEYTFDRLAQTMHRFLAEIGVERCSFYLHDYGGPIGFRVILTQPERLQALVVQNANAYKEGLGEKWTDIARFWKDPALHQRVVDIFLSRESTEQRHTLGTTHPERYNPDSWTDEYTHLSKPGQREIQGQLLYDYRTNVASYPAWQAWLRKQQPPALVMWGKNDPSFIAAGALAYRRDLPAGEFHLLDAGHFVLDEKVDEVAMLMLSFLRRHVG from the coding sequence GTGCTCCCCGTTTCGAATTCCGGAACCACGACGTACAAACGCGTCAACGTGGAAGGTGTTGGCATCTTCTACCGCGAGGCGGGCCCCCCCGATGCGCCGACATTAGTGCTCCTGCACGGATTTCCGTCATCATCGCGTCAGTTCGACGCGTTGATCCCGCTGTTGGCGCCCTATTACCACGTGCTGGCACCGGACTATCCAGGCTTCGGCCAGAGCGATGTCCCATCGCCGTCCTCCTACGAGTACACGTTCGACAGACTCGCGCAGACGATGCATCGCTTCCTGGCCGAGATCGGAGTCGAACGATGCAGCTTCTATCTGCATGACTATGGCGGCCCGATTGGCTTTCGCGTGATCCTGACTCAACCGGAACGACTGCAGGCATTGGTCGTCCAGAACGCCAACGCCTACAAAGAAGGGCTTGGAGAAAAGTGGACGGACATTGCCAGGTTCTGGAAGGACCCTGCGTTGCATCAGCGGGTCGTCGACATATTTCTCTCTCGTGAGAGCACGGAGCAACGCCACACGCTTGGCACCACACATCCAGAACGTTACAACCCGGACAGCTGGACAGATGAGTACACGCACTTGTCGAAGCCCGGCCAACGGGAGATTCAAGGCCAGCTGCTCTACGACTACCGGACAAACGTTGCTTCCTATCCGGCGTGGCAGGCGTGGCTACGCAAACAGCAACCACCTGCCTTGGTGATGTGGGGGAAGAACGACCCGTCGTTCATTGCCGCGGGCGCGCTGGCGTACAGACGCGACCTGCCAGCTGGGGAGTTCCATTTGCTGGACGCCGGGCACTTCGTGCTCGACGAGAAAGTGGACGAGGTCGCCATGCTGATGCTGTCTTTCCTGCGCAGGCACGTGGGGTAG